The DNA region CCGTCTTCGCGTTCGCCAAGGAGTACGGCATCGAGTCCGCCGAGCAGTTCGGCATCCACCTCGCCCGCCACTTCGTGTCGAGCCAGGAGCCGATCAAGAAGGCCCGGATCCGGATCGAGGAGTACGCCTGGGAGCGGATCGCCAGCTCCGACGCCAACTCCAAGTTCATCGGCGCCGACGAGGTCAACCACTCCTTCGCCCGCAAGGGCCAGGAGACCCGTGTCACCCAGATCACCTACGACGGCGAGAAGTGGGAGGTCATCTCCGGCCTCAAGGACCTCGTCGTCATGAACTCCACCAACTCGGAGTTCTGGGGCTACATCAAGGACAAGTACACCACCCTCCAGGAGGCGTACGACCGGATCCTCGCCACCCAGGTGTCGGGCCGCTGGCGGTTCAACTGGACCGACGACGACCAGCGCATGCCCAACTGGGAGCGGTCCTACGAGCAGACCAAGAAGCACATGCTCGAGGCCTTCGCGGAGACCTACTCGTACTCCCTGCAGCAGACGCTGTACCAGATGGCCACGCGGATCATCAACAACCGCGCGGAGATCGACGAGGTGCGGTTCTCGCTCCCGAACAAGCACCACTTCCTGGTCGACCTCGAGCCCTTCGGCCTGAAGAACGACAACGAGGTCTACTACGCCGCCGACCGCATGTACGGCCTGATCGAGGCCACGGTCCTGCGGGACGGCGCCACGGCGCAGATCCCGGTCGACATGACCAATCTCTGAGCGGCCCTGAGTGACCCGGTCCCCGCCCGCCCGCAGTCGGGCGGGGACCGGCACCAGACCGGAGGGAACCCAGCATGGCACTGCCCGCAAAGGGGCCGGCATCCGCCGAAGGCCCGTGTTCCACCCCGTCCACCCCGGCACCGTCGTCGGCCCCGTCCGCGGCCGGCTGCCACCCGGTGGACGAGAAGCTCCCCGCCTCGCGGCTCGTCCCCGCGGCTCTCCAGCACATCGCCGCCATGTACGCCGGCGTGGTCACCCCTCCGCTCATCATCGGCCAGGCCGTCGGCCTGGACGCCGCCGGAATGACCCGGCTCATCGCCGCCAGCCTGCTGATCGCCGGCTGCGCCACCATCCTGCAGACCATCGGCCTCGGCGGCTTCGCCGGAAACCGGCTCCCGTTCGTCAACGCCGCCTCCTCGGCCGGCATCGCGCCGATGCTCGCCATCGCCGAGACCAGCGCCAAGGGCCACCAACTCCCCGCCATCTACGGCGCGGTGATGGTCGCCGGCGTCTTCTGCCTCGCCGTCGGACCCTTCTTCGGCCGGCTGCTCCGCTTCTTCCCGCCCCTCGTCACGGGTGTCGTGATCACCCTCATCGGGGTCACCCTGATGCCCGTCCCGGTGGGCTGGGCCCAGGGCGGCGACAAGAACGCCGCCGACTTCGGTGCCATGAAACACCTGGCGCTCGCCGCCTTCACGCTGGTCGTCATCCTGCTCTTCCAGCGCTTCGGCAAGGGCTTCGTCAAGCAGATCGCGCTGCTCCTCGGGCTCTTCATCGGCACCCTCGCCGCGATCCCCTTCGGCATGGCGGACTTCACCGCCCTCCGCGAGGCGCCGGTCGCCGCACTGCCCTCGCCCTTCGCCTTCGGCACCCCCGAGTTCCAGCCCGCCGCGATCCTCTCGCTCTGCATCGTCATGCTGGTCCTGATGACCGAGTCCAGCACCGGCATGCTCGCCCTCGGCGAGATCTGCGAACGGCGCAGCGACGGGCGGACCATCACCCGGGGCCTGCGCACCGACGGCATCGCCACCCTCATCGGCCCGGTCTTCGGCGGTTTCCCCACCTCGGCCTTCGCCCAGAACGTCGGCGTCGTCTCGCTGACCCGGGTGCGCAGCCGCTATGTGGTCGCCGTCGCCGGCGGCGCCCTGCTCGTCCTCGGCGCCTTCCCGGTGCTCGGCGCGGTGGTCTCGCTGGTCCCCATGCCGGTCCTCGGCGGCGCGGGCATCGTCCTCTTCGGCTCGATCGCGGTCAGCGGCATCCGTACGCTGTCCGAGGCCGGCCTGGACGACAGCTCCAACATCATCCTGGTGGCGGTCGCGCTCGGCGCGGGCATCATCCCGCTCGCCGCCCCCACCTTCTACGCCGGATTCCCCGCCTGGGCACAGACCGTGCTCGGCTCCGGCATCAGCGCCGGCGCGCTCGTCGCCGTTCTGCTGAACCTGTTCTTCCATCATCTCGGCACCCGGAGCCGTCACCCGGCCCCGGCACTCAAATCCTCCTAGGGTCCTGCCGTGCCCACCGATCCCCCCTGGAATGAAGGAAGCACCGCCATGGCAGCACCTTCGGCAGCCCCCCAGCGCATCGTCATCGAGAACGCGGCGATCGCGACCGTGGACGCGAACGACACCGAGTACGCCACCGGCTACCTCGTCGTCGCCGACAACAAGATCGAGTCACTGGGAGCCGGCCGGGCCCCCGAGGGCCTGGAGAACGTGGTCCGGCGGATCGACGCCACCGGGCATCTGATCACGCCGGGTCTGATCAACACCCACCACCACTTCTACCAGTGGATCACCCGGGGCCTCGCGACCGACCACAACCTCTTCAACTGGCTGGTGGCGCTCTACCCGACGTGGGCGCGGATCGACGAGTCGATGGTCCGCACCGCCGCGCAGGGCTCGCTCGCCATGATGGCCCGCGGCGGTGTCACCACCGCGATGGACCACCACTACGTGTACCCGCAGGGCTCCGGCGACCTGTCCGGCGCCATCATCGGCGCCGCCGCCGACATGGGCGTCCGCTTCACCCTCGCCCGCGGCTCGATGGACCGCAGCGAGAAGGACGGCGGCCTGCCGCCGGACTTCGCCGTCGAGACCACCGAGGGCGCGCTCGCCGCGACCGAGGAGACGGTGAAGCAGTACCACGACGCCTCCTTCGACGCGATGACCCAGGTCGCCGTCGCCCCCTGCTCGCCCTTCTCCATCTCCACCGAGCTGCTGCGCGAGGGCGCGGCCCTCGGCCGCCGGCTCGGCGTGCGCATGCACACCCACGGCTCGGAGACCGTGGAGGAGGAGAAGTTCTGCCACGAGCTGTTCGGCATGGGCCCGACCGACTACTTCGAGTCCACCGGCTTCCTCGGCGAGGACGTGTGGATGGCGCACTGCGTCCACATGAACGACTCCGACATCGCCGCCTTCGCCCGCACGAAGACCGGCGTCGCCCACTGCCCGTCCTCCAACGCGCGGCTCGCCGCCGGCATCGCCCGCGTCCCCGACATGCTGAAGGCGGGCGTCCCGGTCGGCCTCGGCGTCGACGGCACCGCCTCCAACGAGTCGGGCGAACTGCACACCGAGCTGCGCAACGCGCTCCTCATCAACCGCCTCGGCGCCCACCGCGAGGCCGCGCTCAACGCCCGCCAGGCCCTGCGCCTCGGCACCTTCGGCGGCGCGCAGGTGCTCGGCCGCGCCGACAGCATCGGCTCCCTGGAGCCGGGCAAGCTCGCCGACTTCGTCCTCTGGAAGATCGACGGCCTCGGCCACTCGTCGATCGCCGACCCGGTCACCGCCATCGTCTTCGGCGCGGCGGCCCCGGTCACCGCCTCCTTCGTCAACGGCCGGCAGATCGTGGAGAACAACCGACTGCTCACCGCCGACGAGGACGCCATCGCGCGTGACGCGCGCGCGGAGGCGCAGCGCCTGGCCCGCATCGCGGCCCGGGCCTGACCCCTCCCCAAGGAGTCCGACCGAGGGGGACGGCCCTCGGTCGGTCACCGCGGACCCGAGCGGGGTCCGCGGCTGCCGGACCGGGGGGTGTGCGTACGCACCAGTCGTACCGCACCCCCCGGGTCGGTGAACCCGTGTCCGCACCCCCACCGGACGCCCGTCCCGCGCGGCACCCCCTCCGCCGGCGCACCGCACCACCTCGCAACGAGCCGCACCTCCTGCACCTCGCACCGCATCGCACCACCTCCCTGACACCCGCGTCACCGCCGACGTGTACCCGACCGGAGGAACCGCCGTGGCCGCCAAGCCCCAGGTTCGCAATGCACAAGACGCAGGCAGCGCCCTCGACGGCGACCGGAGCAAGCATCCGGTCGACGAGACCCTGCCCCCGATGAGAATGCTCACCAGCGGTCTGCAGCACGTGGCCGCCATGTACGCGGGCGTCGTCGCCCCGCCCCTGATCGTCGGAGCGGCCGTGGGCCTCTCCGGGACCGAACTGACCTTCCTCACCGGCGCCAGCCTCTTCACCGCCGGCCTCGCCACCTTCCTCCAGACCCTCGGCGTCTGGAAGATCGGTGCCAAGCTCCCGTTCGTCAACGGCGTCACCTTCGCCGGCGTCGCCCCGATGCTCGCCATCGTCGACACCACGAAGGACAAGGCCGACGCCCTCCCCGTGATCTTCGGCGCGATCATCGTCGCCGGACTCCTCGGCTTCATAGCCGCCCCCTGGTTCTCCCGCCTCGTGCGGTTCTTCCCGCCCGTCGTGACCGGCTCCGTCATCACCCTGATCGGCGTCTCCCTGCTGCCGGTCGCCTTCGGCTGGGCCCAGGGCCCCAACCCCGCGGCGCCCGACTACGGTTCGACCACCTATCTCTCGCTCGCCGGCATCACCCTGGCGATCGTGCTGCTGCTCCGCCGCTTCACCACCGGCTTCCTCAAGCAGATCGCCGTCCTGGTCGGTCTGGTGCTGGGCACGCTCATCGCGATCCCGTTCGGCGCCACCGACTTCAGCCCGGTGACGGAGGCCGACGTCGTCGGCTTCCCGGCCCCCTTCCACTTCGGCGCCCCGCAGTTCGCGCTCGCCGCGATCATCTCGATGTGCGTCGTCATGCTGGTCTCCATGACCGAGTCGACCGCCGACATGCTCGCGCTCGGCGAGATCGTCGAACGGCCGGCCGACGAGAAGACCATCGCGGCCGGACTGCGCGCCGACACCCTCGGCTCGGCGCTCAGCCCCCTCTTCAACGGCTTCATGTGCAGCGCCTTCGCACAGAACATCGGCCTGGTCGCGATGACCCGGATCCGCAGCCGCTTCGTGGTCGCCTGCGGCGGCGGCTTCCTGCTCCTGATGGGCCTCTCGCCGGTGGCCGCCTCGCTGATCTCGGTCGTGCCCCGGCCGGTGCTCGGCGGCGCGGGCGTCGTCCTCTTCGGCTCGGTCGCCGCGAGCGGCATCCAGACCCTG from Streptomyces fradiae includes:
- the pucL gene encoding factor-independent urate hydroxylase, producing MPTILGQNQYGKAENRVVKITRDGGTHHIKDLNVSVALSGDLDDVHLTGSNAHCLPTDTTKNTVFAFAKEYGIESAEQFGIHLARHFVSSQEPIKKARIRIEEYAWERIASSDANSKFIGADEVNHSFARKGQETRVTQITYDGEKWEVISGLKDLVVMNSTNSEFWGYIKDKYTTLQEAYDRILATQVSGRWRFNWTDDDQRMPNWERSYEQTKKHMLEAFAETYSYSLQQTLYQMATRIINNRAEIDEVRFSLPNKHHFLVDLEPFGLKNDNEVYYAADRMYGLIEATVLRDGATAQIPVDMTNL
- a CDS encoding nucleobase:cation symporter-2 family protein, which encodes MALPAKGPASAEGPCSTPSTPAPSSAPSAAGCHPVDEKLPASRLVPAALQHIAAMYAGVVTPPLIIGQAVGLDAAGMTRLIAASLLIAGCATILQTIGLGGFAGNRLPFVNAASSAGIAPMLAIAETSAKGHQLPAIYGAVMVAGVFCLAVGPFFGRLLRFFPPLVTGVVITLIGVTLMPVPVGWAQGGDKNAADFGAMKHLALAAFTLVVILLFQRFGKGFVKQIALLLGLFIGTLAAIPFGMADFTALREAPVAALPSPFAFGTPEFQPAAILSLCIVMLVLMTESSTGMLALGEICERRSDGRTITRGLRTDGIATLIGPVFGGFPTSAFAQNVGVVSLTRVRSRYVVAVAGGALLVLGAFPVLGAVVSLVPMPVLGGAGIVLFGSIAVSGIRTLSEAGLDDSSNIILVAVALGAGIIPLAAPTFYAGFPAWAQTVLGSGISAGALVAVLLNLFFHHLGTRSRHPAPALKSS
- a CDS encoding 8-oxoguanine deaminase, translated to MAAPSAAPQRIVIENAAIATVDANDTEYATGYLVVADNKIESLGAGRAPEGLENVVRRIDATGHLITPGLINTHHHFYQWITRGLATDHNLFNWLVALYPTWARIDESMVRTAAQGSLAMMARGGVTTAMDHHYVYPQGSGDLSGAIIGAAADMGVRFTLARGSMDRSEKDGGLPPDFAVETTEGALAATEETVKQYHDASFDAMTQVAVAPCSPFSISTELLREGAALGRRLGVRMHTHGSETVEEEKFCHELFGMGPTDYFESTGFLGEDVWMAHCVHMNDSDIAAFARTKTGVAHCPSSNARLAAGIARVPDMLKAGVPVGLGVDGTASNESGELHTELRNALLINRLGAHREAALNARQALRLGTFGGAQVLGRADSIGSLEPGKLADFVLWKIDGLGHSSIADPVTAIVFGAAAPVTASFVNGRQIVENNRLLTADEDAIARDARAEAQRLARIAARA
- a CDS encoding nucleobase:cation symporter-2 family protein — its product is MRMLTSGLQHVAAMYAGVVAPPLIVGAAVGLSGTELTFLTGASLFTAGLATFLQTLGVWKIGAKLPFVNGVTFAGVAPMLAIVDTTKDKADALPVIFGAIIVAGLLGFIAAPWFSRLVRFFPPVVTGSVITLIGVSLLPVAFGWAQGPNPAAPDYGSTTYLSLAGITLAIVLLLRRFTTGFLKQIAVLVGLVLGTLIAIPFGATDFSPVTEADVVGFPAPFHFGAPQFALAAIISMCVVMLVSMTESTADMLALGEIVERPADEKTIAAGLRADTLGSALSPLFNGFMCSAFAQNIGLVAMTRIRSRFVVACGGGFLLLMGLSPVAASLISVVPRPVLGGAGVVLFGSVAASGIQTLVKAGLEKDNNVLIVAVSLAVGIIPITKPDFYHAFPETAQIILDSGISTGCVAAVLLNLVFNHLGRSRDADTVTAPMEPGEEISETASAKAAHVH